A genomic region of Halobacteriovorax sp. DA5 contains the following coding sequences:
- a CDS encoding radical SAM/SPASM domain-containing protein, with protein sequence MLDRIFIEISNICNLQCTFCPVVERDKKVMTPEDFEKVLIQAKPLAKQVCLHLMGEPLAHPNFVKIMEICERNEVPVQITTNGVVIASRKEILLKSKVLRQINFSIQSYKDNFPNRDFNTYLRPILDFSKELNETSPETYVNYRLWNLGRNEQIMKENEEVFQTLERFYDIEINRRTQVESIKSKRIWNKVYLHFDSHFDWPDWNLPNQGTQGRCHALKTHIGIHADGTVVPCCLDKESQIPLGNAIDQDLKAILSSPRAVAMRQGFDNNKRVEEFCQHCTYINRFQK encoded by the coding sequence ATGCTAGATAGAATCTTCATTGAAATTTCAAATATTTGCAACTTGCAGTGCACGTTCTGTCCTGTTGTAGAAAGAGATAAGAAGGTCATGACGCCAGAAGATTTTGAAAAAGTCTTAATCCAGGCAAAGCCTCTTGCAAAACAAGTGTGTCTGCATCTAATGGGAGAGCCACTGGCACATCCTAACTTCGTGAAGATTATGGAGATATGTGAGCGTAATGAGGTCCCAGTTCAAATTACAACTAATGGGGTGGTCATTGCATCTCGAAAAGAAATTCTTCTTAAAAGCAAAGTTTTAAGACAGATTAATTTTTCGATTCAAAGTTATAAAGACAATTTTCCAAATCGCGACTTCAATACTTACCTAAGACCAATTTTAGATTTTTCAAAAGAGTTAAATGAAACTTCACCTGAAACATATGTAAATTATCGTCTTTGGAATCTAGGCCGTAATGAACAAATTATGAAAGAAAATGAAGAGGTGTTTCAGACTCTAGAGAGATTCTACGATATTGAAATTAATCGTCGTACTCAAGTTGAGTCGATTAAGAGTAAAAGAATTTGGAATAAGGTTTATCTTCACTTTGACTCACATTTTGATTGGCCTGATTGGAATCTTCCAAACCAAGGAACACAAGGGCGCTGTCATGCCCTAAAAACACATATTGGAATTCATGCCGATGGAACTGTTGTTCCTTGCTGTCTGGATAAAGAAAGTCAAATTCCATTAGGAAATGCAATTGATCAAGACTTAAAAGCAATCCTTAGCTCTCCACGAGCAGTCGCAATGAGGCAGGGGTTTGATAATAATAAGCGTGTTGAAGAGTTCTGTCAGCACTGTACATATATCAATCGATTTCAAAAATAA
- a CDS encoding MarR family winged helix-turn-helix transcriptional regulator, with the protein MKDLEFSRILLDVMPFIIRSIRSELREAASPHISYPQFRALSNIGRGLSTVGELADHHGISQPAMTKTINILVDEELVIKSKSSEDARQTILSLSPKGQQLYSDVWSEVQEKISLKLKNFPIKNRKAMVSNLQKLKSIIN; encoded by the coding sequence GTGAAAGACTTAGAATTTTCAAGAATACTTTTAGATGTCATGCCATTTATTATTCGCTCTATTAGAAGTGAACTCAGAGAAGCGGCATCCCCACATATTTCCTATCCTCAATTTAGGGCCCTCTCCAATATTGGCCGAGGGCTAAGTACAGTTGGAGAACTAGCTGATCACCACGGAATAAGCCAGCCTGCAATGACTAAAACTATTAATATTTTAGTGGATGAAGAACTCGTAATAAAAAGTAAGTCTAGTGAAGATGCCAGACAAACGATTCTAAGCTTAAGCCCTAAGGGCCAACAACTTTACAGTGATGTGTGGAGTGAAGTTCAAGAAAAGATCTCTCTTAAACTAAAGAACTTTCCAATTAAAAACCGTAAAGCGATGGTTTCTAACTTACAAAAATTGAAAAGTATTATTAATTAA
- a CDS encoding GNAT family N-acetyltransferase, with protein sequence MWKPPKIETKRLVLREIRLSDKDSIFEYGKKPHISKYTLWEPHESVEDSVDFIEKYAFSNYEQGIPEPFAITLKENDKLIGCVGCFWVSTKNKCMELAYVLNDDFWGKGIIVEAAQEVINYCFENFDIERIQCRCKAENLQSKRVMQKLGLKYEGLLRNEIYHRGKHWDMKYYSILRSEIE encoded by the coding sequence ATGTGGAAACCACCAAAAATTGAAACAAAAAGGCTTGTGCTTAGAGAAATTAGGTTAAGCGATAAGGATTCTATTTTTGAATATGGAAAGAAGCCTCATATTTCGAAGTATACCCTATGGGAGCCTCATGAGTCAGTTGAAGATAGTGTCGACTTTATTGAAAAGTACGCATTTTCAAACTATGAGCAGGGGATACCAGAACCATTTGCTATTACTTTAAAAGAGAATGACAAGCTTATTGGTTGTGTCGGCTGCTTTTGGGTCTCGACAAAGAATAAATGTATGGAATTGGCCTATGTTTTAAACGATGACTTTTGGGGGAAGGGGATTATCGTTGAAGCCGCCCAGGAAGTGATAAATTATTGTTTTGAGAACTTTGATATTGAACGTATTCAGTGTCGTTGTAAGGCCGAAAATCTTCAAAGTAAAAGAGTCATGCAAAAGCTTGGGCTTAAGTATGAAGGACTACTTAGAAATGAAATTTATCATCGTGGTAAGCATTGGGATATGAAGTATTATTCAATTTTGCGATCAGAAATAGAATGA
- a CDS encoding lipid A-modifier LpxR family protein has product MKWFFIVTLFTLTLPAFAQSRPLNEFSIKIDNDAPFETDRYYSNGLELMYQRRLYSQGSLTKLRFGVAHKIYTPEATLSTTVVEGDHPYTGLLYGILGISHVNSDYYLRADLWTGQQGPSAKAGILQNIFHKMTPSSQVNGWQNQISNQYFFNGEFKIIKINRGPIFELSPWLQGHYGGLKRDVEIGLKFGMRLGFFELFANGSYVANFFDAVLQGSKKVESVYVISDEDMEDIYYKADAGFNLFFRSMRVTLKANWHGPQFKGATNHTFATLETSFYF; this is encoded by the coding sequence ATGAAGTGGTTCTTCATAGTCACCCTATTCACTCTTACCTTACCAGCTTTCGCGCAAAGTAGGCCTCTTAACGAATTTTCAATAAAAATCGATAATGATGCTCCATTTGAAACTGATAGGTATTACTCTAATGGCCTTGAACTGATGTATCAGCGAAGGCTCTACTCTCAAGGCTCATTAACAAAGTTGCGCTTTGGAGTTGCTCATAAAATCTATACACCAGAAGCAACTTTAAGTACCACTGTAGTAGAAGGAGACCATCCTTATACTGGCCTACTCTACGGAATTCTTGGAATCTCTCACGTTAATAGCGATTACTATCTTCGTGCGGATCTATGGACAGGACAACAAGGCCCATCTGCTAAAGCAGGTATTTTACAAAATATATTTCATAAAATGACACCTTCTTCGCAAGTTAATGGCTGGCAGAATCAAATAAGTAATCAATACTTTTTTAATGGAGAATTTAAAATTATTAAGATCAATCGAGGTCCAATATTTGAATTATCTCCTTGGCTGCAAGGACATTACGGTGGGCTTAAGCGAGATGTCGAAATTGGTCTTAAATTTGGAATGAGGCTTGGCTTCTTTGAATTATTTGCTAACGGCTCTTATGTCGCAAACTTTTTCGATGCTGTTCTACAAGGTTCAAAAAAGGTTGAATCAGTCTACGTTATTTCAGACGAAGACATGGAAGATATTTACTACAAAGCAGATGCTGGTTTTAATCTATTTTTTAGAAGTATGAGAGTAACATTGAAAGCGAACTGGCATGGCCCTCAGTTTAAAGGTGCCACTAATCACACTTTTGCAACTCTAGAAACATCATTCTATTTCTGA
- a CDS encoding SDR family NAD(P)-dependent oxidoreductase, translated as MNRIDLKDKVIVITGSTGGLGAALSVELAERGAKLALMDIDSEKLRKQASELGGLALSIDVTSYESLELAMAKVFDYFGKIDIVVANAGITKMAPMISSSEKDFSQVIDINLNGPWRTFKAALPYITQSKGYMAAICSMASFVHCPLQASYAASKAGLHAVCNSVRMEVRHLGVDIGSFHPTFFPSPLMDGVTSDPVGNKLWGGNKEGPWKMISIEEVVSEIISGIEQRAEQVVIPKRKTLVAKASGFFRRYIERRGFKGNEIEEAISLSQNK; from the coding sequence ATGAATAGAATCGATTTGAAAGACAAAGTCATTGTTATTACAGGCTCTACTGGAGGCCTGGGTGCAGCTCTAAGTGTTGAACTAGCTGAACGTGGCGCAAAGCTTGCGTTGATGGATATTGATAGTGAAAAACTTAGAAAGCAGGCTAGTGAACTAGGAGGCTTAGCTCTAAGTATCGATGTAACTAGTTATGAATCTCTTGAACTGGCCATGGCAAAGGTCTTTGATTATTTTGGAAAAATAGATATCGTCGTAGCAAATGCTGGTATCACAAAAATGGCGCCAATGATCTCTTCAAGCGAAAAAGACTTTTCACAGGTGATTGATATTAATCTAAATGGTCCATGGCGCACATTCAAAGCAGCTCTTCCATATATTACACAAAGCAAGGGTTATATGGCCGCAATCTGTTCGATGGCCTCTTTCGTTCATTGTCCTTTACAAGCATCTTATGCTGCAAGCAAGGCAGGACTTCATGCTGTTTGTAATAGTGTTCGCATGGAAGTTCGACATCTTGGTGTCGATATTGGAAGCTTTCATCCGACATTCTTTCCATCGCCATTAATGGATGGTGTGACAAGTGACCCTGTCGGAAATAAGCTTTGGGGTGGCAATAAAGAAGGTCCTTGGAAGATGATCTCCATTGAAGAGGTCGTCTCTGAAATTATCTCTGGAATTGAACAAAGGGCCGAGCAAGTCGTAATTCCAAAACGTAAAACTCTTGTTGCTAAGGCCAGTGGTTTCTTTAGACGCTATATCGAACGTCGTGGCTTTAAAGGGAATGAGATTGAAGAAGCAATTTCTCTTTCTCAAAATAAATAA